The DNA sequence GTAAATCAGCACCCAAAGCCCTTTGCGTGATGTATTGGTTGCAACCCCAATAATTTAAATTGATAATCCAGATTCCGGCTATGTACGACATTAAACCCGGAAAGGTTAAGTATTTATCGATATCATGTTGAGAGGTTACGGCCGTTACGGAGGTGTCATGTGGTTTAGGGATGATCATTTTGAAATGCTCCGGAGCTTCTCTCATTAGGACTTTAAAACCTTCAATTGCATTTTCTCCAAAGCCAAAATAATGTCCAACCGTTGTCAAAGCAATATAAGAGGTCACTAAACCACCAATAATTAAAACAGCAACCTGAATAACATCGGTATACGCGACCACTTTCATTCCTCCTAATGAAATAACCAAAGCAAACAAGGCCAGGCCAATCATAATTACGTGTAAATATTCTCCACCCGCAAGACCGTTGATGGCAACGGCGCCGAGATATAAAATAGAGGTTAAGTTCACAAAAACATACAGAAACAACCAAAAGACAGCCATGATTAAGGCAGTCGATTCATTATAACGTGTTTTTAAGAATTGAGGCATGGTGTAAATCTTATTTTTAAGATATACAGGAATAAACCAAACAGCTACAATAATTAAGGCAATAGCAGCAATCCATTCGTAAGCCGCAACGGCGATTCCTAAAAAGAAACCTTCACCGCTCATTCCGATAAATTGCTCTGCAGAAATATTGGAAGCAATTAAAGAAGCACCAATTGCCCACCAGGTTAAATTACCCTCTGCCAGAAAGTAAGCCTTAGCATCTTGTTCGTCTTTTTTGCGTTTGCGGTAAATCGTATAACCGTAGGAAGCCACTACGATAAAGTAGATAATAAAAACCGCATAATCAGCGATAGCAAGGTTTTGGTTCATTGGTTTTGGTATTTAAAATGGTTAGTAAAGGGTATGCTTGTGGTTTTTTTGGTTTGGGGTAAAAAGGTGTTTTTAATGTTTTTTTTTGGTTAAAAGACGAGCAAGATTTAAAGGTGGAATAAAAATTAAATCTTGCTCATTTAATGTGTTTGTTTTTTTGATTTATGTAGGGGCAATTGGAACTTGATATTTAATTTGCTTTTACTTTAGCAGTTTTATAATGTACATCTGATAATTGTCTTAAGACTTCTGCACTTTTTTCAGGAGTACTATCTCTTTGTGATTCTCCTAACATTTCATAGCCGACCATAAATTTTTTGACCGAAGCAGATCGTAATAAAGGCGGATAAAAATGCATATGAAAATGCCATTCCGAATGTTCTAATCCATCTGTTGGAGATTGGTGAATTCCCGAAGAATAAGGAAAAGAAGTATTGAATAAATTATCGTACTTAGCGGTTAGTTGCTTTAATATTTTAGCAAAAGAACCCGTTTCGTCTGTGGTTAAATCCGTGATTTTTCCAAAAGAGCGTTTACTGATAATCATAGTTTCATAAGGCCAGATGGCCCAAAAAGGAACCAGTGCCACAAAATGATCATTCTCGATTACAATACGTTCTCCGGATCTTAATTCTGCTTTAAGATAATCGGCCAGTAACGTTGTTCCGTTTTTATCAAAATAAGCTTTTTGATTGTTTTGTGTTTTTTCAACCTGAGTAGGTAAGGAGGATTGCGCCCAAATCTGACCATGCGGATGCGGATTACTACAGCCCATTACAG is a window from the Flavobacterium cupriresistens genome containing:
- a CDS encoding sodium/sugar symporter, with the translated sequence MNQNLAIADYAVFIIYFIVVASYGYTIYRKRKKDEQDAKAYFLAEGNLTWWAIGASLIASNISAEQFIGMSGEGFFLGIAVAAYEWIAAIALIIVAVWFIPVYLKNKIYTMPQFLKTRYNESTALIMAVFWLFLYVFVNLTSILYLGAVAINGLAGGEYLHVIMIGLALFALVISLGGMKVVAYTDVIQVAVLIIGGLVTSYIALTTVGHYFGFGENAIEGFKVLMREAPEHFKMIIPKPHDTSVTAVTSQHDIDKYLTFPGLMSYIAGIWIINLNYWGCNQYITQRALGADLQTARTGILFAGILKLLMPLIVMLPGIAAYVLYQNGHLPQLVGGKDGAYSAVLTFLPTGLRGLSVAALTAAIVASLAGKVNSISTIYTLDIHKKYIQKEAGEKQQVNIGRIAVFAAMLLAVLFTWNDLLGIGGVGGFTYIQKYTGFISPGVFAMFILGMFWKRTTGTAAVIGVILGFLLSVLFNEYAPMLFGNETLLYTAYKNGKGAYEIPFHICMGLSFFFTTLAMILISFAGPKVNPKAFELDSEMFKVKPQTTVLIIITLLTIIALYVKFW
- a CDS encoding UDP-glucose--hexose-1-phosphate uridylyltransferase, whose protein sequence is MKNFDITEDPHRRFNPLINEWVLVSPHRAKRPWQGQNETISTEVLPKHDPTCYLCPGNARANGMHNPKYDNSFVFENDFAAMKQDEIMFEEDIKHTFFKAQPERGISRVVCFSPRHDLTLPEMDIDEIENIITTWKKEYTELGNIKYINYVQIFENKGAVMGCSNPHPHGQIWAQSSLPTQVEKTQNNQKAYFDKNGTTLLADYLKAELRSGERIVIENDHFVALVPFWAIWPYETMIISKRSFGKITDLTTDETGSFAKILKQLTAKYDNLFNTSFPYSSGIHQSPTDGLEHSEWHFHMHFYPPLLRSASVKKFMVGYEMLGESQRDSTPEKSAEVLRQLSDVHYKTAKVKAN